A DNA window from Streptomyces parvus contains the following coding sequences:
- the ileS gene encoding isoleucine--tRNA ligase, whose translation MTSPQYRQVPAQVDLPALEHAVLDFWRENKVFAKSLDQSEGRPEWVFYEGPPTANGMPGAHHIEARVFKDVFPRFRTMQGYHVGRKAGWDCHGLPVELAVEKELGFNGKKDIEAFGIAEFNAKCRDSVTRHTDAFAELTTRMGYWVDLDDAYRTMDPEYVDSVWWSLKEIFAKDLLVQDHRVAPWCPRCGTGLSDHELAQGYETVVDPSVFVRFPLTSGPLAGEAALLVWTTTPWTLVSNTAVAAHPEVRYVVATNGEETLVVAEPLVEKALGEGWQTTGQSFTGAEMERWTYERPFTLVDFPAEAHYVVNAEYVTTEDGTGLVHQSPAFGADDLLVCRSYGLPVVNPVRPDGTFEEDVPLVGGVFFKKADEALTADLDARGKLFRHVPYEHSYPHCWRCHTALLYYAQPSWYIRTTAIKDRLLQENEKTNWFPDSVKNGRFGDWLNNNVDWALSRNRYWGTPLPIWRCEDNHLTCVGSRAELTELTGTDQSSLDPHRPFIDEITFTCTHENCQLEAYRVPEVIDAWYDSGSMPFAQWGYPYKNKEIFESRYPAQFISEAIDQTRGWFYTMMAVGTLVFDKSSYENVVCLGHILAEDGRKMSKHLGNILQPIPLMDQHGADAVRWFMAAGGSPWAARRVGHGTIQEVVRKTLLTYWNTVAFQALYARTSGWAPSAADPAPADRTVLDRWLLSELNALVDQMTVAMEGYDTQRAGKLLSTFVDDLSNWYVRRSRRRFWQGDKAALRTLHEVVETVTRLMAPLVPFITERVWQDLITPVTPDAPESVHLASWPKAEVAAIDPVLSSQMALVRRLVELGRATRAESGVKTRQPLSRALVAANGVESLSPELRAQITEELNVTSLASLSEVGGSLVDTTAKANFRALGKRFGKGVQAVAKAVANADAAALSLALREGTASVEVEGEQITLSPDEVIITETPREGWSVASDSGATVALDLEITPELRRAGLARDAIRLIQEARKNSGLDVADRIAVRWTTTSPATAEALTEHAPLISEEVLAVDYAEGEADETYGTPFEDEGLALTFRLRKR comes from the coding sequence ATGACATCGCCGCAGTACCGCCAGGTACCCGCCCAGGTCGACCTGCCCGCGCTGGAGCACGCCGTGCTCGACTTCTGGCGGGAGAACAAGGTCTTCGCCAAGAGCCTCGACCAGTCCGAGGGCCGCCCCGAGTGGGTCTTCTACGAGGGCCCGCCCACCGCCAACGGCATGCCGGGCGCCCACCACATCGAGGCCCGCGTCTTCAAGGACGTCTTCCCCCGCTTCCGCACCATGCAGGGCTACCACGTCGGCCGGAAGGCCGGCTGGGACTGCCACGGCCTGCCCGTCGAGCTGGCGGTGGAGAAGGAGCTGGGCTTCAACGGCAAGAAGGACATCGAGGCGTTCGGCATCGCCGAGTTCAACGCCAAGTGCCGCGACTCGGTGACCCGGCACACCGACGCGTTCGCCGAGCTCACGACCCGCATGGGCTACTGGGTCGACCTGGACGACGCCTACCGCACGATGGACCCGGAGTACGTGGACTCCGTGTGGTGGTCGCTCAAGGAGATCTTCGCCAAGGACCTGCTGGTCCAGGACCACCGGGTCGCCCCCTGGTGCCCCCGCTGCGGCACGGGCCTCTCCGACCACGAGCTGGCCCAGGGCTACGAGACGGTCGTCGACCCCTCGGTCTTCGTCCGCTTCCCCCTGACCTCCGGCCCGCTGGCCGGCGAGGCGGCGCTCCTGGTCTGGACGACCACGCCGTGGACACTGGTCTCCAACACGGCGGTCGCCGCGCACCCCGAGGTCCGCTACGTCGTCGCGACGAACGGCGAGGAGACGCTCGTCGTCGCCGAGCCGCTGGTGGAGAAGGCGCTCGGCGAGGGCTGGCAGACGACCGGCCAGTCGTTCACCGGCGCCGAGATGGAGCGCTGGACCTACGAGCGCCCGTTCACGCTGGTCGACTTCCCGGCCGAGGCCCACTACGTGGTCAACGCCGAGTACGTCACGACCGAGGACGGTACGGGCCTGGTCCACCAGTCCCCCGCGTTCGGCGCCGACGACCTTCTGGTCTGCCGCTCCTACGGCCTCCCGGTGGTCAACCCGGTCCGCCCGGACGGCACCTTCGAGGAGGACGTCCCCCTGGTCGGCGGGGTCTTCTTCAAGAAGGCCGACGAGGCGCTCACCGCGGACCTGGACGCGCGCGGCAAGCTCTTCCGCCACGTCCCGTACGAGCACAGCTACCCGCACTGCTGGCGCTGCCACACGGCGCTGCTCTACTACGCGCAGCCGTCCTGGTACATCAGGACGACGGCCATCAAGGACCGTCTCCTCCAGGAGAACGAGAAGACCAACTGGTTCCCGGACTCGGTCAAGAACGGCCGCTTCGGCGACTGGCTGAACAACAACGTCGACTGGGCGCTGTCCCGTAACCGCTACTGGGGTACGCCGCTGCCGATCTGGCGCTGCGAGGACAACCACCTGACGTGCGTGGGCTCCCGCGCCGAACTCACCGAACTCACAGGCACCGACCAGTCGTCGCTCGACCCCCACCGCCCGTTCATCGACGAGATCACCTTCACCTGCACGCACGAGAACTGCCAGCTGGAGGCGTACCGCGTCCCGGAGGTCATCGACGCCTGGTACGACTCGGGTTCGATGCCGTTCGCCCAGTGGGGCTACCCGTACAAGAACAAGGAGATCTTCGAGAGCCGCTATCCGGCGCAGTTCATCTCGGAGGCCATCGACCAGACCCGCGGCTGGTTCTACACGATGATGGCGGTCGGCACGCTGGTCTTCGACAAGTCGTCCTACGAGAACGTCGTCTGCCTGGGCCACATCCTCGCCGAGGACGGCCGCAAGATGTCCAAGCACCTGGGCAACATCCTCCAGCCGATCCCGCTGATGGACCAGCACGGGGCGGACGCGGTGCGGTGGTTCATGGCGGCGGGCGGCTCCCCCTGGGCGGCGCGACGGGTGGGCCACGGCACGATCCAGGAGGTGGTCCGCAAGACGCTTCTGACGTACTGGAACACGGTCGCCTTCCAGGCCCTGTACGCGCGCACGTCGGGCTGGGCCCCGTCGGCGGCCGACCCGGCCCCGGCCGACCGCACGGTCCTGGACCGCTGGCTGCTGAGCGAACTCAACGCGCTGGTCGACCAGATGACCGTCGCGATGGAGGGCTACGACACCCAGCGCGCCGGCAAGCTGCTCTCGACGTTCGTGGACGACCTCTCCAACTGGTACGTACGCCGCTCGCGCCGCCGCTTCTGGCAGGGCGACAAGGCGGCCCTGCGCACGCTGCACGAGGTCGTCGAGACCGTGACCCGGCTGATGGCCCCGCTGGTCCCGTTCATCACGGAGCGGGTGTGGCAGGACCTGATCACGCCGGTCACGCCGGACGCCCCGGAGTCGGTGCACCTGGCGTCGTGGCCCAAGGCGGAGGTCGCGGCGATCGACCCGGTCCTCTCCTCCCAGATGGCGCTGGTGCGCCGCCTGGTGGAGCTGGGCCGTGCGACGCGCGCCGAGTCGGGCGTGAAGACGCGCCAGCCCCTGTCCCGTGCTCTGGTCGCGGCGAACGGCGTCGAGTCCCTCTCCCCCGAGCTGCGCGCCCAGATCACGGAAGAGCTGAACGTCACATCGCTGGCCTCGCTCTCCGAGGTGGGCGGCTCGCTGGTCGACACGACGGCGAAGGCGAACTTCCGGGCGCTGGGCAAGCGGTTCGGCAAGGGCGTGCAGGCGGTGGCCAAGGCGGTGGCGAACGCGGACGCGGCCGCGCTCTCCCTCGCCCTGCGCGAGGGCACGGCTTCGGTGGAGGTGGAGGGCGAGCAGATCACGCTCTCCCCCGACGAGGTGATCATCACGGAGACCCCGCGCGAGGGCTGGTCGGTCGCCTCGGACTCGGGCGCGACGGTGGCCCTGGACCTGGAGATCACTCCCGAGCTGCGTCGGGCGGGCCTGGCCCGTGACGCGATCCGCCTGATCCAGGAGGCCCGCAAGAACAGCGGCCTGGATGTGGCGGACCGCATCGCCGTCCGCTGGACGACGACGTCCCCGGCAACGGCTGAGGCCCTCACGGAGCACGCCCCCCTGATCTCCGAGGAGGTCCTGGCGGTGGACTACGCGGAGGGCGAGGCGGACGAGACGTACGGCACGCCGTTCGAGGACGAGGGCCTGGCGCTGACGTTCCGCCTCCGCAAGCGGTAG